The proteins below come from a single Fodinicola acaciae genomic window:
- a CDS encoding AfsR/SARP family transcriptional regulator, with product MTAELRIRILGPWDIQVDHRQVSIPRGQLRIFLASLLLSAHEPVPVATLVERGWPERAPQRASATLHTYATRLRKLLGHDLIQTARGNGYLLRVPSDVVDLHQFRDLLSAAHSAPSPDEELDCLHHALSLWRGKPFGDEASTWLDREVVPRLIEEWFTATERRIDLELSLGRPAQLVPELWDLTERYPTRESLWVRLITALHQAGRRADALHAYQKVRAILHDELGIDPSDELAQLQRAVLLDTNGGASTAFTASRPRQLPHDIPHVVGRDAEVALLDAAVVDGRTAIVAIDGAPGTGKTTLAVHWAHRVAERYPDVQLHLNLRGYGPGEPVEPKAAIETLLRALGVTHEKIPNEVEERAALLRTTLAGRRALILLDNARNASQVRPLLPSTDSLVVVTSRNQLRGLAVLNGAHRITLDRLADAPALEVLATAIGAERVEAEPAAAAELVALCDRLPLALAIVAERAHRSERLADVVRALTDEAARLDELGTGEDDPQTDLRAALSWSYQALSPAAASMLRHLGRHPAGDIALETAAALAGLPVPRAKDALDRLLAAHLVEQRRPDRYEVHDLIRLYAADQGERHETGAERDAAIGRVLDWYLHAAVSADKCYRPLRRRDFVHPYEPQTPPPRFDGLPEAAAWLETEYDNLRTVITWAATHGWVGHAWRTAVAMASYFESRLPWRDATDALRTAYEGASAAGDVIGQAYTLNSIGCTHLDMHDIVVAKSHFERALARFVAEGDLGGEAMVRGNLALALAEKGDREQALAHCRRALELCEQRGYRRGVGMNLDNLGIAYSLTGDHDRAIECLMRARQMFRELNDRVELAWVAQHMGQAYARVGERRAAVAAFCEAIRGFRQDGNRRFEVLTLVELGRLLEHCGHEKMGRGILDAMATYADLTADRDLLAS from the coding sequence GTGACCGCCGAACTGCGTATCCGGATCCTCGGGCCGTGGGACATCCAGGTGGACCACCGACAGGTGTCGATCCCGCGCGGCCAACTGCGCATTTTCCTCGCGTCCCTGCTGCTCTCGGCGCACGAGCCGGTGCCAGTGGCGACCCTCGTCGAACGCGGCTGGCCGGAGCGCGCGCCGCAGCGGGCCAGCGCGACCCTGCACACGTACGCGACCCGGCTGCGCAAGCTGCTCGGCCACGACCTGATCCAGACCGCTCGCGGCAACGGCTATCTGCTGCGCGTGCCGTCGGACGTCGTCGACCTGCATCAGTTTCGCGACCTGCTGTCGGCGGCGCACAGCGCGCCGTCGCCGGACGAGGAGCTGGACTGCCTGCACCACGCGTTGTCGCTCTGGCGTGGCAAGCCCTTCGGCGACGAGGCGTCGACCTGGCTGGACCGCGAGGTGGTGCCGCGGCTGATCGAGGAGTGGTTCACCGCGACCGAGCGGCGGATCGACCTGGAGCTGAGCCTCGGCCGGCCGGCGCAGCTGGTGCCGGAGCTGTGGGATCTCACCGAGCGTTACCCGACCCGTGAGTCGCTGTGGGTACGCCTGATCACCGCGCTGCACCAGGCCGGCCGCCGCGCGGACGCGTTGCACGCGTACCAGAAAGTACGCGCGATCCTGCACGACGAGCTCGGCATCGACCCGAGCGACGAGCTGGCGCAGCTGCAGCGCGCGGTGTTGCTGGATACGAACGGCGGCGCGTCGACCGCCTTCACCGCGAGCCGGCCGCGCCAGCTGCCGCACGACATCCCGCACGTGGTCGGCCGCGACGCCGAGGTGGCGCTGCTGGACGCGGCGGTGGTCGACGGGCGTACGGCCATCGTCGCGATCGACGGTGCTCCTGGCACCGGCAAGACGACGCTGGCGGTGCACTGGGCGCACCGGGTGGCCGAGCGCTATCCGGACGTACAACTGCACCTCAACCTGCGCGGATACGGTCCGGGCGAGCCGGTCGAGCCGAAGGCCGCGATCGAGACGCTGCTGCGCGCGCTCGGTGTCACGCACGAGAAGATTCCCAACGAGGTCGAGGAGCGCGCGGCGTTGCTGCGTACGACGCTGGCCGGCCGCCGCGCGCTGATCCTGCTCGACAACGCGCGCAACGCGAGCCAGGTGCGGCCGCTGCTGCCGTCCACCGACAGCCTGGTCGTCGTGACCAGCCGCAACCAGCTGCGCGGCTTGGCCGTACTCAACGGCGCACACCGCATCACGCTCGACCGGCTGGCCGACGCGCCGGCGCTGGAGGTGCTGGCCACCGCGATCGGCGCCGAGCGGGTCGAGGCGGAGCCGGCGGCGGCCGCCGAGCTGGTGGCGCTGTGTGACCGGCTGCCGCTCGCGCTGGCGATCGTCGCCGAGCGTGCGCACCGCAGCGAGCGGCTGGCCGACGTCGTACGCGCGTTGACCGACGAGGCCGCGAGGCTCGACGAGCTCGGCACCGGCGAGGACGATCCGCAGACCGACCTGCGAGCGGCGCTGTCCTGGTCGTACCAGGCGCTGTCGCCGGCCGCCGCGTCGATGCTGCGCCACCTCGGCCGGCATCCGGCCGGCGACATCGCGTTGGAAACGGCCGCCGCCCTGGCCGGCCTTCCGGTGCCGCGCGCGAAGGACGCGCTGGACCGGCTGCTGGCCGCGCACCTGGTCGAGCAGCGCCGGCCGGACCGTTACGAGGTGCACGACCTCATCCGTCTGTACGCCGCTGACCAGGGCGAACGGCATGAGACCGGCGCCGAGCGGGACGCCGCGATCGGCCGCGTACTCGACTGGTATCTGCACGCCGCGGTGAGCGCCGACAAGTGCTATCGGCCGCTGCGCCGCCGCGACTTCGTCCACCCGTACGAGCCGCAGACGCCGCCGCCGCGCTTCGACGGCCTGCCGGAGGCCGCTGCCTGGCTGGAGACCGAGTACGACAACCTGCGTACGGTCATCACCTGGGCCGCGACGCACGGCTGGGTCGGCCACGCGTGGCGCACCGCGGTCGCCATGGCCAGCTATTTCGAGTCGCGGCTGCCGTGGCGCGACGCGACCGACGCGCTGCGGACGGCGTACGAAGGTGCGTCGGCGGCGGGGGACGTGATCGGCCAGGCGTACACGCTGAACTCGATCGGCTGTACGCACCTCGACATGCACGACATCGTGGTCGCGAAGTCACATTTCGAGCGCGCGTTGGCTCGTTTCGTGGCTGAAGGCGACCTCGGCGGCGAGGCGATGGTGCGCGGCAACCTCGCGCTCGCGCTCGCCGAGAAGGGTGACCGCGAGCAGGCACTGGCACACTGCAGGCGCGCGTTGGAACTGTGCGAACAGCGCGGCTATCGGCGTGGTGTCGGCATGAACCTCGACAACCTCGGCATCGCGTACTCGCTGACCGGCGACCACGACCGAGCGATCGAATGCCTGATGCGCGCCAGACAGATGTTCCGGGAGCTCAACGACCGTGTGGAGCTGGCGTGGGTCGCGCAGCACATGGGTCAGGCGTATGCGCGCGTTGGCGAGCGGCGCGCCGCGGTCGCCGCGTTCTGCGAGGCGATCCGCGGCTTCCGGCAGGACGGCAACCGGCGGTTCGAGGTGTTGACGCTGGTCGAGCTCGGCCGGCTGCTGGAGCACTGCGGCCACGAGAAGATGGGCCGCGGGATCCTCGACGCGATGGCCACGTACGCCGATCTCACCGCCGACCGCGACCTACTCGCCAGCTAG
- a CDS encoding DNA polymerase domain-containing protein has protein sequence MSKKTEDEQRDGVSLTNLDQSLFDGANATKRDLVDYLDAVRDQILPRLAGRPLSVLRIRPGQPAFMQKNVPKYTPDFVRTVKIWAEASKRQVSYALCDDRRTLLWFANQRAIEYHVPLVRDGHWEFMVMDLDPPQAEAFGMAVAAAKLVRQALADAGLSGVVKTSGAKGLHIFVPLAPEQSAEDIAAATRALAVRAERIDPAIATTAYIKDEREGKVFLDSTRAGGATVAATYSPRIRPGLPVSFPVDWDDLDKVSPADFTIHNAPALLDGRDLWSERMPAPQTLPADLVAEGHTIPVARVVAMHEGKRRKRLAGE, from the coding sequence ATGAGCAAGAAGACCGAGGACGAGCAGCGCGACGGCGTCTCGCTGACCAACCTCGACCAGTCGCTGTTCGACGGCGCCAACGCCACCAAACGGGACCTGGTCGACTATCTGGACGCGGTACGCGACCAGATCCTGCCGCGGCTGGCCGGACGGCCGCTGTCGGTGCTGCGGATCCGGCCGGGCCAGCCGGCGTTCATGCAGAAGAACGTGCCGAAATACACCCCGGATTTCGTACGTACGGTGAAAATCTGGGCCGAGGCGTCAAAACGTCAGGTCTCGTACGCGCTGTGCGACGACCGCAGGACGCTGCTGTGGTTTGCCAACCAGCGCGCGATCGAATATCACGTGCCGCTGGTCCGCGACGGCCACTGGGAATTCATGGTCATGGACCTGGATCCGCCACAGGCGGAAGCGTTCGGAATGGCTGTGGCGGCGGCGAAACTCGTGCGGCAGGCGCTCGCCGACGCCGGGCTGTCGGGCGTGGTCAAGACCAGTGGCGCCAAGGGCCTGCACATCTTCGTGCCGTTGGCGCCGGAGCAGTCGGCTGAGGACATCGCCGCGGCGACGCGCGCGTTGGCCGTACGCGCCGAACGGATCGACCCGGCGATCGCCACCACCGCTTACATCAAGGACGAGCGCGAAGGAAAGGTCTTCCTCGACTCGACGCGCGCCGGCGGCGCGACGGTGGCGGCGACGTACAGTCCGCGGATCCGGCCGGGCCTGCCGGTGTCGTTCCCGGTCGACTGGGACGACCTGGACAAGGTCTCGCCGGCCGACTTCACCATCCACAACGCGCCGGCGCTGCTGGACGGCCGCGACCTGTGGTCCGAGCGGATGCCGGCTCCGCAGACGCTTCCCGCGGACCTGGTCGCCGAGGGTCACACCATCCCGGTCGCGCGGGTTGTCGCGATGCACGAGGGAAAACGGAGGAAAAGGCTAGCTGGCGAGTAG
- a CDS encoding carbohydrate ABC transporter permease, with product MTTLREDRPVTRKPPAQPRTTERADIAGRGFSLASHGFLIVWAVMVTVPLLWSVVSAFKSDPEIFTSPWTLPSRWRFDNFVRAWNQAEIGSYFLNSVIVVAGGVILTLLLSSMVAYVLARFQFPGNRIVYYTFVGGMLFPVFLALVPLFFVVKNLGLLNTYQGLILVYATQSMSFSIFFLCAFFRTQPASLVEAALLDGCTHWGAFFRIMLPLAKPGLISIGIFNFLGMWNQYLLPLVLTTDPSKYVIAQGLANLTVSRGYRSDFSGLFAGLVISMIPVLVVYVLFQRRIAAGMTAGALR from the coding sequence ATGACGACTCTGCGCGAGGACCGGCCGGTGACCCGCAAACCGCCGGCGCAGCCGCGTACGACCGAACGCGCCGACATCGCCGGACGCGGTTTTTCGCTGGCTTCGCACGGATTTCTGATCGTCTGGGCGGTGATGGTCACGGTGCCGCTGCTGTGGAGCGTGGTCAGCGCCTTCAAGTCCGACCCGGAGATCTTCACCAGTCCGTGGACGCTGCCGAGCCGGTGGCGCTTCGACAACTTCGTACGCGCGTGGAACCAGGCCGAGATCGGCTCGTACTTCCTCAACAGCGTCATCGTGGTGGCCGGCGGCGTCATCCTCACGCTGTTGCTGTCGTCGATGGTCGCGTACGTCCTGGCGCGTTTTCAGTTTCCCGGCAACCGGATCGTCTACTACACCTTCGTCGGCGGCATGCTGTTTCCGGTCTTCCTCGCCCTGGTGCCGCTGTTCTTCGTGGTCAAGAACCTCGGCCTGCTCAACACCTACCAGGGCCTGATCCTGGTCTACGCGACGCAGTCGATGTCCTTCTCGATTTTCTTCCTCTGCGCGTTTTTCCGTACGCAGCCGGCGTCTCTGGTCGAGGCGGCGCTCCTGGACGGCTGCACGCACTGGGGTGCCTTCTTCCGGATCATGTTGCCACTGGCCAAACCCGGCCTGATCAGCATCGGCATCTTCAACTTCCTCGGCATGTGGAACCAGTATCTGCTGCCGCTGGTGCTCACCACCGACCCCAGCAAGTACGTGATCGCGCAGGGTCTGGCCAACCTGACGGTCAGCCGCGGCTATCGCAGTGACTTCAGCGGCCTGTTCGCCGGCCTGGTGATCTCGATGATCCCGGTGCTGGTGGTCTACGTCCTGTTCCAGCGCCGCATCGCCGCCGGCATGACGGCCGGAGCGCTGCGCTGA
- a CDS encoding carbohydrate ABC transporter permease: protein MRYGKYRFILSFLLLPFVLYLVFVISPYLQAFYIALTDWQGFSANASFVGLANFVRLFQDPIFWIALKNNLFLLISIPIIVIVLALFFSSMINFGGSGGTGPRKAGVRGIAGGKFYQVVYFFPCVLSVTVIAVLWQFVYEPKNGLLNGFLSLIGLDAFRQVWLGDDKTALAAVLGVSVWGSVGFYVVLFTAAMGSVPRELYESGLLDGANRLQTFWHLTLPLIWDAMQVAIVHLVIGALDTFALVQILTVGPGGPDNATNVVALYLFDNAFTYSKFGYASAIGVTMFALTLVLTIVAFRLSRRERVEY from the coding sequence ATGCGCTACGGCAAATACCGGTTCATCCTGAGCTTCCTGCTGCTGCCGTTCGTGCTCTATCTGGTGTTCGTGATCTCGCCGTATCTGCAGGCGTTCTACATCGCGCTGACCGACTGGCAGGGGTTCAGCGCGAACGCGTCTTTCGTCGGCCTGGCCAACTTCGTCCGACTGTTCCAGGACCCGATCTTCTGGATCGCCCTGAAGAACAACCTGTTCCTGCTGATTTCGATCCCGATCATCGTGATCGTGCTGGCGCTGTTTTTCTCGTCGATGATCAACTTCGGCGGCAGCGGTGGCACCGGGCCGCGAAAGGCCGGCGTACGCGGCATCGCCGGCGGCAAGTTCTACCAGGTCGTCTACTTCTTTCCGTGCGTGCTGTCGGTGACCGTGATCGCGGTGCTCTGGCAGTTTGTGTACGAGCCGAAAAACGGGCTGCTGAACGGATTCCTGTCGCTGATCGGGCTGGACGCCTTCCGGCAGGTCTGGCTCGGCGACGACAAGACCGCGCTGGCCGCGGTGCTCGGCGTGTCGGTGTGGGGCAGCGTCGGCTTCTACGTCGTCCTTTTCACCGCCGCGATGGGATCCGTGCCGCGTGAGCTGTACGAGTCGGGGCTGCTGGACGGCGCCAACCGGCTGCAGACCTTCTGGCATCTGACGCTGCCGCTGATCTGGGACGCCATGCAGGTGGCGATCGTGCACCTGGTGATCGGTGCGCTGGACACCTTCGCTCTGGTGCAGATCCTGACGGTCGGCCCCGGCGGCCCCGACAACGCCACCAACGTGGTCGCGTTGTATCTGTTCGACAACGCCTTCACCTACAGCAAGTTTGGCTATGCGTCGGCCATCGGCGTGACGATGTTCGCGCTCACCCTGGTCCTGACCATCGTCGCCTTCCGGCTTTCCCGCCGCGAGCGGGTCGAATACTAA
- a CDS encoding glycoside hydrolase family 172 protein, which produces MTFSGLGVHLGNLSRLSDARTRSISAENPDGRPGAGGMATEGNGAVAGRDLGRGWKISPCVDIPAESVRTLADIDGPGAIQHIWITMDRKFWRSLILRFHWDGEENPSIEVPLGDFFCNGWGEHASVTSIPVAVNPTGGFNSYWEMPFRRHARITVENIAPEPARGFFYQITYALTEVPDDCAYLHAQWRRSDPVDGALHTLLDGVRGRGHYVGTYLAWEAHSRGWWGEGEMKFHLDGEQWPTICGTGTEDYFGGAWGFVHPENTYGAFTGPYLGMPQVIVPDGFMRNQQRFGLYRWHVPDPIRFTESIEVTIQALGWRPEWNGEPRYLPLKDDIASTAWWYQTEPHAPHPPLPGLAGLEID; this is translated from the coding sequence ATGACATTCAGCGGCCTTGGCGTCCACCTGGGCAACCTGTCCCGGCTGTCCGACGCGCGTACCCGGTCGATCAGCGCGGAAAACCCGGACGGCAGACCCGGCGCCGGCGGCATGGCGACCGAGGGCAACGGCGCGGTGGCCGGCCGCGACCTCGGCCGTGGCTGGAAGATCTCGCCGTGCGTCGACATCCCGGCCGAGTCGGTCCGTACGCTGGCCGACATCGACGGACCCGGTGCGATCCAGCACATCTGGATCACCATGGACCGGAAGTTCTGGCGCAGCCTGATCCTGCGGTTCCACTGGGACGGCGAGGAAAACCCGTCGATCGAGGTGCCGCTCGGCGACTTCTTCTGCAACGGCTGGGGCGAACACGCCAGCGTAACGTCAATCCCTGTAGCGGTAAACCCCACCGGCGGCTTCAACTCCTACTGGGAGATGCCGTTTCGCCGGCACGCACGGATCACCGTGGAGAACATCGCTCCGGAGCCGGCGCGCGGGTTTTTCTACCAGATCACGTACGCGCTGACCGAGGTGCCGGACGATTGCGCGTATCTGCACGCACAATGGCGGCGCAGCGACCCGGTCGACGGCGCGCTACACACCCTGCTCGACGGCGTACGCGGTCGCGGCCATTACGTCGGCACCTACCTGGCCTGGGAGGCGCACAGCCGCGGCTGGTGGGGCGAAGGCGAGATGAAGTTCCATCTCGACGGCGAGCAATGGCCGACGATCTGCGGCACCGGTACGGAGGACTACTTCGGCGGCGCGTGGGGCTTCGTCCATCCGGAGAACACCTACGGCGCGTTCACCGGCCCCTACCTCGGCATGCCGCAGGTCATCGTGCCGGACGGTTTCATGCGCAACCAACAGCGTTTCGGCCTGTATCGCTGGCACGTGCCGGACCCGATCCGGTTCACCGAGAGCATCGAGGTGACCATCCAGGCGCTCGGCTGGCGGCCGGAGTGGAACGGTGAGCCGCGCTATCTGCCGCTGAAGGACGACATCGCCTCGACCGCCTGGTGGTATCAGACCGAGCCGCACGCACCGCATCCACCGCTGCCTGGCCTGGCCGGCCTGGAGATCGACTGA
- the ngcE gene encoding N-acetylglucosamine/diacetylchitobiose ABC transporter substrate-binding protein yields the protein MKVYDVGGVTVDRRTLLRLLTMAGAGATLAGCALGGGGGGNKQAAAGEKTSQNPLGVPADAPLEWFDFDGGYGTAWRNVPKSTYHGRFPKAALNFHGSQNLQQVLQPRFVQGTPPDLCGTNTLDVGALVSQNQLTELSPLMSAPAYDTPGKTVLQSLLPSASGFGLYDGKRFGQSFIYGVTGIWYSKTLFDQHGWTYPKTWDEMISLCGKIKAAGIAPWTFQGKYPGYIGNVIIVMAQKVSGNKLMVDVDNLVPNIWRDPGMIAGATAVQELISKKLILEGSAGLTHTQSQTYWAQRKAAFIPCGSWLENELGAIAPKDLGMTVAPTPSLSASDKLPFETIQVNAGTDYIVPAQAKNPLGAMELLRIMLSKKVATYFSQQTKEQVVVAEYADNLNLSSAFKSRTDVLNKAGTNILRSFRYTEWYPKMAKDIDNATASLMNGELTPDAWSKRCQAAADATAKDSSVKKYRRDPSS from the coding sequence ATGAAGGTGTACGACGTCGGAGGGGTCACCGTCGATCGCCGCACTTTGCTGCGGTTGTTGACGATGGCCGGTGCCGGTGCGACCCTCGCCGGCTGTGCGCTCGGCGGTGGTGGCGGCGGCAACAAGCAGGCCGCCGCCGGTGAGAAGACCAGCCAGAACCCACTCGGCGTACCAGCCGACGCGCCGCTGGAATGGTTCGATTTCGACGGTGGTTATGGCACCGCGTGGCGTAACGTGCCCAAGAGCACCTACCATGGCCGTTTCCCCAAGGCCGCGCTGAACTTCCACGGATCGCAGAATCTGCAGCAGGTGCTGCAGCCGCGCTTCGTCCAGGGCACGCCGCCGGACCTGTGCGGCACCAACACGCTGGACGTCGGCGCGCTGGTCAGCCAGAACCAGCTGACCGAGCTTTCGCCGCTGATGAGCGCGCCGGCGTACGACACGCCAGGAAAGACCGTGCTGCAGAGTCTGTTGCCGTCGGCTTCTGGTTTTGGGCTGTATGATGGAAAACGCTTCGGTCAGTCGTTTATTTACGGCGTCACCGGCATCTGGTACAGCAAAACGCTGTTCGACCAGCACGGCTGGACGTATCCGAAGACCTGGGACGAGATGATCTCGCTGTGCGGCAAAATCAAGGCCGCCGGCATCGCGCCGTGGACTTTCCAGGGAAAATATCCCGGCTATATTGGCAATGTCATCATCGTGATGGCGCAGAAGGTGTCCGGCAACAAGCTGATGGTCGACGTCGACAACCTGGTGCCGAACATCTGGCGCGACCCCGGCATGATCGCCGGCGCGACCGCTGTGCAGGAGCTCATCTCCAAGAAACTCATCCTGGAAGGCTCGGCCGGCCTCACGCACACGCAGTCGCAGACATACTGGGCGCAGCGCAAGGCCGCGTTCATCCCCTGTGGCTCCTGGCTGGAAAACGAACTCGGCGCGATCGCGCCGAAGGACCTCGGCATGACCGTGGCTCCGACGCCGAGCCTGTCCGCCAGCGACAAACTGCCGTTCGAGACCATCCAGGTCAACGCCGGCACCGACTACATCGTGCCGGCGCAGGCGAAAAACCCGCTCGGTGCGATGGAGCTGCTGCGTATCATGCTGTCGAAGAAGGTCGCGACATATTTTTCCCAGCAAACCAAGGAACAGGTCGTCGTCGCCGAGTATGCTGACAACCTCAACCTGTCGAGCGCCTTCAAATCGCGTACCGATGTGCTGAACAAGGCCGGCACCAACATCCTGCGGTCCTTCCGCTATACCGAGTGGTATCCAAAAATGGCGAAGGACATCGACAACGCCACGGCCTCACTGATGAACGGTGAGCTGACGCCCGACGCATGGAGCAAGCGGTGCCAGGCGGCGGCGGACGCGACCGCCAAGGACAGCAGCGTCAAGAAATACAGGCGGGACCCGTCGTCCTAG
- a CDS encoding lipase family protein, with amino-acid sequence MSGRRWRAFALVLATTLSLLTIGATLASTAPASAAVLPPDQDPFYQPPAGYQNSAPGAILRKREVQASTYGIPVPARVYQVLVRTNDGIGAPTATVSTVVVPLTPYPGRRPLLSYQVAIDSLGTSCNPSYQLRTSTELDSTGIWTPLSYGWAAVITDFEGPRMMFTVGPMAGHATLDGIRAALSLPEAGLGAGTPVAGWGYSGGGQASAWAAELEGSYAPELNVKGWAVGDFPGDLKKTLQGTDGGFASGFVLGALVGQARQYPEVNPLFNDKGKQLESRIGKQCLVELVASNAFQKVSTYTDVDIVNDPRTQPLFRDNSTGTAAPKAPVLFQQSPLDELIRPEYNIATYRSWCAKGATVQYQDYPVPEHVVNLFSTIPNSLLWIGQRFAGLAARSTCG; translated from the coding sequence ATGTCCGGACGCCGGTGGCGCGCGTTTGCTCTCGTGCTCGCCACAACGCTGAGCCTGCTCACGATCGGAGCCACGTTAGCCAGCACAGCACCTGCGTCGGCGGCGGTCCTGCCACCGGACCAGGACCCGTTCTATCAGCCACCGGCCGGTTACCAGAACAGCGCGCCCGGCGCCATCCTGCGCAAACGCGAGGTGCAGGCGAGCACGTACGGCATCCCGGTGCCGGCGCGCGTCTATCAGGTGCTGGTCCGCACCAACGACGGCATCGGCGCGCCGACCGCCACGGTCAGCACCGTCGTCGTGCCACTGACGCCGTATCCCGGCCGGCGGCCGCTGCTGTCGTATCAGGTCGCCATCGACAGCCTCGGCACTTCGTGCAATCCGTCATACCAACTGCGCACCAGCACCGAGCTGGACTCCACCGGCATCTGGACGCCACTGTCCTACGGCTGGGCCGCGGTGATCACCGATTTCGAAGGCCCCAGAATGATGTTCACGGTCGGCCCGATGGCCGGCCACGCCACCCTCGACGGCATCCGCGCCGCGCTGAGCCTGCCAGAGGCCGGCCTCGGCGCCGGCACACCGGTCGCCGGCTGGGGATATTCCGGTGGCGGTCAGGCCAGCGCCTGGGCCGCCGAGCTGGAAGGGTCGTACGCGCCCGAGCTCAACGTCAAAGGCTGGGCCGTCGGCGATTTTCCCGGCGACCTCAAGAAAACCCTGCAGGGCACCGACGGCGGCTTCGCCTCCGGTTTCGTCCTCGGCGCGCTGGTTGGGCAGGCCCGGCAGTATCCCGAGGTGAATCCGCTGTTCAACGACAAGGGGAAGCAGCTCGAATCGCGGATCGGCAAGCAGTGCCTGGTGGAACTGGTCGCCTCCAACGCCTTTCAGAAGGTGTCGACGTACACGGATGTCGACATCGTGAACGATCCGCGTACGCAGCCGCTTTTCCGCGACAACAGCACCGGAACAGCCGCGCCGAAGGCGCCGGTGCTTTTCCAGCAGTCGCCGTTGGATGAGCTGATCCGGCCCGAGTACAACATTGCGACATACCGGAGCTGGTGCGCGAAAGGTGCGACGGTGCAGTATCAGGACTACCCGGTGCCCGAGCACGTCGTGAACCTGTTTTCGACTATTCCGAATTCCTTGTTGTGGATAGGGCAGAGGTTTGCGGGGCTGGCAGCGAGGAGTACGTGCGGGTGA
- a CDS encoding TetR/AcrR family transcriptional regulator gives MAGRVRGAQQERSRERREALLRAAIELIAEGGTRSVTHRAVSARAGLPPASAGYYFTTSQELIEQALRFHVREWSASLSAVIDGAAKSATSVRQFGERLVRALIAGEQGVSVAVYEVYLEAARNPALREVVQESMAAFEEVAAGHLSRLGARDPRGAAKSFVAIVDGFALHRLANPLPHEEHVEALLVTMSGMLLAHRLDRDELFRRIDEVR, from the coding sequence ATGGCCGGTCGCGTACGAGGTGCTCAGCAGGAACGCAGTCGGGAGCGTCGCGAGGCGCTGTTGCGTGCCGCGATCGAGCTGATCGCCGAGGGTGGCACGCGGTCGGTGACGCACCGCGCGGTGTCGGCGCGCGCAGGCCTGCCGCCGGCCTCCGCCGGCTATTACTTCACCACCAGCCAGGAGCTCATCGAGCAGGCCTTGCGGTTTCACGTGCGAGAATGGTCGGCCTCGCTGTCCGCGGTCATCGATGGCGCGGCCAAGAGCGCCACGTCCGTCCGGCAGTTTGGCGAGCGGCTGGTACGCGCGTTGATCGCCGGCGAGCAGGGCGTGAGCGTCGCCGTCTACGAGGTTTATCTGGAAGCGGCGCGAAATCCGGCGCTGCGCGAGGTCGTCCAGGAGTCGATGGCGGCCTTCGAGGAGGTCGCCGCCGGCCACCTGAGCCGGCTCGGTGCGCGCGATCCGCGTGGCGCGGCCAAGTCCTTCGTCGCGATCGTGGACGGTTTTGCCTTGCACCGGCTGGCGAATCCACTGCCGCACGAGGAGCACGTCGAGGCGCTGCTGGTGACGATGTCCGGCATGCTGCTGGCGCACCGCCTCGATCGCGACGAGCTCTTTCGCCGCATCGACGAGGTCAGGTGA